The Prunus dulcis chromosome 3, ALMONDv2, whole genome shotgun sequence genome segment cgaggtcaagcgagtcaaacttcatcccaactgctggtgtttcctcatttcttacttcaggAATATAAACCCTCCCATTAGCTGTTGCACATTCATCACTCTCTAAGCCCCCAGACATTTTATCTACGTATATTATTGATCCACTTCTATATTACTGCATAgcaattattaattcattaatcagtcattactgcatcacaacatatcaatgcattccacttacacaaaacattgcccaaattgacacaaaatacgcatagcctaacttccgattacacaaaacgcaagcaaaatttaataatagttacgtcatctcttgtgaaataatctggaaaaaaaataacattagaaccaacatgttcaactaagaacacaaatgtaattcaaaccaccaattatagaacttcacccaatatcctctccaaatgcttactcctaatgtcattaagcctaagtttaggatcttttacctacatttcataattttccacccccaccaaaaacaatcaactaagtatattgaatattcataaggaaatgacacattattgattccaaaaatgacgcattattgatgccacaaatgatgaatttcccaccctcacaaaaaataaaccaaacccaataaaatcaatccagcaagtgaacttacctctcaaaatcaatcgggaGCTCTGAAGTCAGTCAGCTTGAgagaatgtggtggacattagagaagactctttggtattggagactccatctctaccaaaatcgaggaACAAACTGCTGCTGCGGCGTCTAGCTACAGAaagagatatgctactttgctttcatctggaatcttgtctgctgaatgaaaaagagaaggggttttcacttgagccatagaatcaaaaTAGGGCAACAGCTAGGTAAGAACCATTAATCGTCATACCAAAAATACCATAGATGGCAGGCCTCCCAAGGAGTTGATGACAATAAAGCGACTATATGGTTTGGGAGCtttggatccttctaattgtgggCTTGTGTTACATTCAAAAAAAGAGGattgtgttcttgagtttttcacagagagggaaagagggaaAGATCTTcaactgaagttgggttttCAAAGGGTCAAATTTCAATCCGTTCTACATGCactctcttttaaaaactcactGCTCGTACATACCCCTCAAAAACACCCATCGTAACTTTTCACTCACTGTAGAAGCTCCCAAAATAAAACCACTATGAAATGATGTGAAAGAGAAACACATCACTTGTTCCCAACTCACCAATAAAGCAAAACACTCGAGGCGTTCCAATTTGCAAAGTTCTCACCTTTCCACTTCCGACTCTAAACACTGAAAAGGAAACCTAAATCCTCCTTCTCACTCCGACAGTGACGCAAAACGTGGTGAGCATTCTCTCCGACTCTTTCtctaactttttattttgttaattcgTTCCATTTACGTTGGAGAtgatttgataaattttttcaGAACTAGGTTAGGCTGTGTGAGCCAATACTTATTGCAAACCCATTTGGAACAAGTTGCTTACAAATCAGAATTTTGGTCAAATTGTTGCCAGTTGTTTCGATTGTCCAGTTGGGTTTGTTGGATATCTTGTGGTCGAACTAGGAGATCCATAAATTAATAGTCAGTGTTCAAATAAATGCTCAGCATCCTTGCTGAAGTGAGGAATGTTGTAGTTGTTTGAATGATGTTTGACAAAAGTCCTGAGTCATAGTTGGTTCTGTTTCATATGATAAACAAAATTCTTTACTGATAGTACAGGAACGGGTGTTTCAATTGGTTTCACTCCTACATATATGATATCATTGCCACTATATCATTCCTCTATTTGCATGAAAATCACAGAGTTGTTCTCATTTGGTGGACTAATGACGGTGCCGGCACAAGAGGTTAGAGTTGAAACTGATACTCTCGGAGGATCATTAAAAACCAGAAAGTGAGATTGGATAAGAGAATGGACATTTAAGATTCTGTCGTATGGTTACTGTATTGGTTACAGTTGAAGGGTAAGGAATAACAATAACATCTAGAATGAGGACTACAGTTTTTGCCAATGCTAAACGAATGCTGCAATAAGATTCTGGAAATTGATAATGACCTAGATGATATGTTAAGTCTTTTGCATTAGTAACTTTTTCattggtttattttttcaatggTTAGGTAGTATTGTTattattcttcatttttatttttattttgggttgaaaTCTTAACAAGATTTATACAATTTAGCCAACTTCTTGAAATTTGTCTCTTATCAGGGTTTTACACATTGTGGTATATGGGGACTCCAGAAGCAGAGTATGCTGCATTTGAGGAGAGGGTCAAACAAACTGTTTACCTAGATAACATCTCACCACAGGTCACCGATATTGTTGTCAGAACTGCTCTTTCTCAGTTTGGGACTGTGAAAAATGTTCAGTTCATTCCAGACTACTTCAAATCAAGGAACATCGGACAGTGTGCACTGGTGGAGATGGAGAACCCTAAACAGGCTGATGCTATTGTCTCAGAGATAGCTCAATTCCCATTCATGATGGCGGGGATGCCAAGGCCTGTGAGGGCATGTCCTGCTAAAGTGGAGATGTTTGATGATCGCCCTGCGAAGCCTGGAAGAAATATATCTTGTCGTTGGTTGGAGCCAAATGATCCTGATTTTGAAGTGGCACAAAAACTGAAGTGTCTTACTAAAAAGCATGCTGCTGAAGCGTCATCTTTGCTCAAGCAACAACTCCAGGAAGAAGAGAATCTTGCGAAGCAGCAGAATGAGGCTCTTAAAGCAAATCATAAGAAGTATGAAATGATAGATAGTGTGATAGCTGATGGAACTGCTCGTCATTTGGCAAAACGTTATAAAATGAGAATTGCAGATGACTGGTAGGTTTTTTATTGAGGTTCTCCCTCAAGAAAGTTTAgtaaatttgtaaaaaatgCAATCGTTAGTACATGATGGTTGCTTCTAGTAAAGGACTTCATTTGCTTGGAAAAAGAGTTCAGTTTGGGAGTATCCTATTGTTCTTTTGATGAATTGTGATATATGCTgttgcttttttatttcttctttaatatatatcttttttatatttgttatattttataaatatgataATGGAAAATGATAAGGATGAATTGTGTAATAGCATCTGCCTAGGTTCTATTTCCTAACCCAGAGCTGTCAAGTTGTTTACCAAGATCTTTAAACTTGATTTTGCAATGATttcttgtctttttctttcccttgaTTTTGCAATTTGTTGCTTGGAATAAGAATAAAGCCAAGGCAGGTATCAGATTTATGATGCAGATTATTGGCAATTTATTAGGTTCGTCCCATTTTTTAGTCTTGCTCTTAGTATTCTGCAGATAAATATTTAGAGGCTTCACCAAAACAGAAAGCCTGTTTAATTTCAAAGCCATgcttatttgttatttttaggGGTTGAACAGAAGTGTTGGAGAAACATTTTCTATGTGCTTCGATATTGGACTCATTTTCGGTGTGAAACCAagcatttatttttatgagtaAACAGAATTAGGCCTAAGATGTGTTAGGGGTTGAACAGAAGTGTTGGAGAAACATTTTCTATGTGCTTCGATATTGGACTCATTTTCGGTGTGAAACCAAGCATTTCAGCCGATTTTTATGAGTAAACAGAATTAGGCCTAAGATGTGTTGGCAGGGTGATCCAATACTCAAATTGCTCAAATTGCTAAAATttaaacacacaaaaattgCTAAAATTAAATGTACAAAGAACAAAATCCAGACTCAAGCGTCAGGGATGAAAACTGAAATTTGGCCTTTCTAATATCTAATGAACCTACCTTAAAACTTCATACAAAAACGTTGAGTATGAtcagaaaagagagagagagagagagagagagagagagagagagagacagagagagaaagaagattgAGCGAATGACATTCAATTGGCATTCATGGGTTGTCATTGTAATTGAAACTTTACAGTAATCTTGAAAGAATTGTGTTTAGTTGGCGTCAAAAGAATGGTACACTAATTCTGTTAAGCCAGAAATTGGAGGTACAGCCCTTGTACAGGATTCAAGAGTTCTTGAACAAACTACATTTCAATATCATCTCATCTGCGCGGCAGCGCTGGAAATGGCAGAGTTTATCATCATCCTCCgcctttctttcctttcaagCACACGTAAATGTGGCGACTTTGCTTTTGTTGGTTCCTTTGGACACCTAGATCATGAAACAAACCAATATCAATCAAGACAACAAAAATGCAGCAATCTTTATAGAAGCAATGAGCAATTTTTATTCGTAAGcttgcatttttgttatttccttACTTCTGGGGGCAGAATGGATGTTCAAAAGTAGGCACTGGCCTTGCATGGGGTACCAGAGTCCTTCGTAGTTGTTTCAATGccttctcttcctccaccTGCAAATGTTTCAAGTATATTTCAGTTAAATCAAGCAAGCTAGTAGTATCAAACAACTATACACAAAAACCGACACGGAAACACGCATACCATCCTTGCTGCATCGCTCTCTTCTCTGTATCTCTTGTACATCATTTCTTTCTCCCTAACCTGTAGATCTTAACTCTGTTAGTACTGGAAAACAATGttctttttactttatttttcagtttcagtGACTTTCCTTTCCCTTTATATGTTACTGAAGGGAAGAGTAACAATGTTACCTTTTGATCAAATTCTGCTCTACCAACAGCCCGATGATCAACATGGAGATTGAATTGTTGAACTTGGGTAAGAGGCTTGCGCACTTTTTCTGGAACAGGAATTGGGTCCCTGCATGGAAGTGGGATATGAATGAATCATTCATGTTTttatgaaattcaaaaaatagaaTTTAGTTTGCTTACTCTTTCAAGATTGGTTGTGCCTTAAAAAGTCTTATCTGGGCTGCTTCTTTCTCCAGCCTCTGTCTTTCTTCCATATCCCTCTGCAGTTCCTCCTCATGCCTCACCAAACTCTCTAGTTGGAAAGGTTCTGGTTTTGTGCATTGCTTGGGCTCTGGTTTTGGTGGGATCTGCATTTAAGACAGCATGAACCATTGTATCATCTTTCTTGCAATTGCATGTAATTAAAACTCATCAAAAATATTGTTAAGTTTCTGTACCACAGGGTAATCAGTGGTATAAGGATATGGATTAGCTTTGGGAACCCTagctctttcttcttccaattgtTTCTGCCACACTACGGTAAtaaatttcctttctttctcagCCCCTCTTTCCTGATGACATAAAGACATAACAAATAAGCAGGTTAAAAGCAGATTGCATCACTGAATTGGCTAACTTGTAAAGCTGGAGGaaatgattgtcatacctctGTGTGGAGATGAAATGGGTTTGGTGTTGTGTTTCTGGGAATTGGATTCTGGTGGGGCTCTGAGTTCAAAGAcaactgaaaaacaaaaagaaagatgcATAAGAAGCTGTACtcatacaaaaagaaagatgCATTAGAAGCTTTACTCATACTTtcatacttttcttttgtagCAAGTTAAAAAACGTTCATTCCACTACCTTAtcaaatatatcaaaaatGGAAGAAGGTGGCGGTGGTATTCTTTCATTTGTTGCAAAATGGAATTCCTGAGGTTTAGTCACATTTTTCTTGGCATTACAGAATACCCCCAGATCTCCTTTACTTTCAAATATCTACAAACATTTTACAGAAGCAACATTAGATATCAATTCCAAATGTTTCTAAGATGAATATCATTAAAAGGCAATGAAAAGGTTGGAAGTACCTTCTTGTTTAGAGCCTTCGCCttaaattttgggattttttcAAGCTCTTCCTGCTCAATTTCAAACGAACTTTTCACCCTGGGTGGACGGGCCCTCAATGATGTATGTAGCACAGGGGTTTTAGGTTCAGTAAGATGATGAGA includes the following:
- the LOC117622619 gene encoding uncharacterized protein LOC117622619, with translation MGTPEAEYAAFEERVKQTVYLDNISPQVTDIVVRTALSQFGTVKNVQFIPDYFKSRNIGQCALVEMENPKQADAIVSEIAQFPFMMAGMPRPVRACPAKVEMFDDRPAKPGRNISCRWLEPNDPDFEVAQKLKCLTKKHAAEASSLLKQQLQEEENLAKQQNEALKANHKKYEMIDSVIADGTARHLAKRYKMRIADDW